CTTTGAAGCGCTTTTTTTGCTCCTCTTTTGTGATCGAGAGGTAAATTTTAAAAAAAATGATGCCTGAGTTTATGATCATCTCTTCAAATTTTGGCACTTCACGCAAAAATTCCTTATGCTCAGCCTGCGTGCAAAAGCCCATCACTGGCTCAACTCCAGCCCTGTTGTACCAGCTCCTATCAAAGATGACGATCTCGCCAGCACTTGGCAGGTGCGTCACATATCTTTGAAAGTACCACTGCGTCTTCTCGACATCACTTGGCTTTGTAAGCGCTACTATACGGCAACCACGTGGATTTAAATGCTCTGTTAGGCGCTTTATCGTGCCGCCCTTGCCAGCCGCGTCTCGACCCTCCATTAGCATAAGCACTCTAAGTCCCTTGTCTTTGACATGATTTTGGAATTTCAAAAGTTCTATCTGAAGCAGCCTAAGCTCATCTTCGTAGCCGAGTTTATCGGATTTTTGGTGTTTTTTATCCTTTGACATCTTCGCTCCTTCTAAATTTTCAAGATTTTACTATAAAATAGAATAAATTTAAGAATTTAGACTAAAATCATCTCTTTTAATTTAGCAAGGATTAGCATGTTTTTTAAATTTATTTTTTCTCTCATTTTGTTTGCAAGCTCACTTTTTGCCGAGGTTTTAGATGTTAGCAAGGCATTTGTTTTAAGCCCAAGTATCGACGAACAAGGCGTTGAGATCAAGTTTAAATTTGGCGAAA
This genomic stretch from Campylobacter concisus harbors:
- the ppk2 gene encoding polyphosphate kinase 2; the encoded protein is MSKDKKHQKSDKLGYEDELRLLQIELLKFQNHVKDKGLRVLMLMEGRDAAGKGGTIKRLTEHLNPRGCRIVALTKPSDVEKTQWYFQRYVTHLPSAGEIVIFDRSWYNRAGVEPVMGFCTQAEHKEFLREVPKFEEMIINSGIIFFKIYLSITKEEQKKRFKERLNDPLKQFKISPVDQKAQELWDQYSIAKYSMLLASHNSISPWVIVSSDNKKEARLNVFKFILTHVEYPKKIDEYLKYDKSVVRDGSEEIKRIEEGLNKDKLKSID